In Cynocephalus volans isolate mCynVol1 chromosome 16, mCynVol1.pri, whole genome shotgun sequence, the following proteins share a genomic window:
- the MPP2 gene encoding MAGUK p55 subfamily member 2 isoform X2 — protein MPVAATNSESAMQQVLDNLGSLPNATGAAELDLIFLRGIMESPIVRSLAKAHERLEETKLEAVRDNNLELVQEILRDLAQLAEQSSTAAELARILQEPHFQSLLETHDSVASKTYETPPPSPGLDPTFSNQPVPPDAVRMVGIRKTAGEHLGVTFRVEGGELVIARILHGGMVAQQGLLHVGDIIKEVNGQPVGSDPRALQELLRSASGSVILKILPSYQEPHLPRQVFVKCHFDYDPARDSLIPCKEAGLRFSAGDLLQIVNQDDANWWQACHVEGGSAGLIPSQLLEEKRKAFVKRDLELTPTSGTLCGSLSGKKKKRMMYLTTKNAEFDRHELLIYEEVARMPPFRRKTLVLIGAQGVGRRSLKNKLIMWDPDRYGTTVPYTSRRPKDSEREGQGYSFVSRGEMETDIRAGRYLEHGEYEGNLYGTRIDSIRGVVAAGKVCVLDVNPQAVKVLRTAEFVPYVVFIEAPDFETLRAMNRATLESGVSTKQLTEADLRRTVEESSRIQRGYGHYFDLSLVNSNLDRTFRELQAAMEKLRTEPQWVPVSWVY, from the exons GCCCACGAACGGCTGGAGGAGACTAAGCTGGAGGCTGTGCGGGACAACAACCTGGAGCTGGTGCAGGAGATCCTGCGGGACCTGGCGCAGCTGGCCGAGCAGAGCAGCACAGCCGCCGAGCTGGCCCGCATCCTCCAGGAGCCCCACTTCCAG TCCCTCTTGGAGACACACGACTCTGTGGCTTCAAAGACCTATGAGACACCGCCTCCCAGCCCTGGCCTGGACCCCACATTCAGCAATCAGCCCGTACCTCCCGACGCCGTGCGCATGGTGGGCATCCGCAAGACAGCTGGAGAGCACCTG GGTGTGACGTTCCGCGTGGAGGGCGGCGAGCTGGTAATTGCGCGCATTCTGCACGGGGGCATGGTGGCTCAGCAAGGTCTGCTGCACGTGGGTGACATCATCAAGGAGGTGAACGGGCAGCCGGTGGGCAGCGACCCCCGCGCGCTGCAGGAGCTCCTGCGCAGCGCCAGCGGCAGTGTCATCCTCAAGATCCTGCCCAGCTACCAGGAGCCCCATCTGCCCCGCCAG GTATTTGTTAAATGCCACTTTGACTATGATCCGGCCCGAGACAGCCTCATCCCCTGCAAGGAAGCAGGCCTGCGCTTCAGCGCTGGGGACTTGCTCCAGATTGTAAACCAGGACGATGCTAACTGGTGGCAG GCGTGCCATGTAGAAGGGGGTAGTGCCGGGCTCATCCCCAGTCAGCTGCTAGAGGAGAAGCGGAAAGCATTTGTCAAGAGGGACTTGGAGTTGACACCGACCTCAG GGACCCTATGTGGCAGcctttcaggaaagaaaaagaagcgaATGATGTATTTGACCACCAAGAATGCGG AGTTCGACCGCCATGAGCTCCTCATTTATGAGGAGGTGGCCCGCATGCCCCCATTCCGCCGGAAAACCCTGGTGCTGATTGGGGCTCAGGGTGTGGGCCGGCGCAGCCTGAAGAACAAGCTCATCATGTGGGATCCAGATCGTTATGGCACCACAGTACCCT ACACATCCCGGCGACCCAAGGACTCAGAGCGGGAAGGCCAGGGTTACAGCTTTGTGTCCCGTGGGGAGATGGAGACTGACATCCGTGCTGGGCGCTACCTGGAACATGGCGAATACGAGGGCAACCTGTATGGCACACGCATCGACTCCATCCGGGGCGTGGTTGCGGCTGGCAAGGTGTGCGTGCTGGATGTCAACCCGCAG GCGGTGAAGGTGCTGAGAACAGCTGAGTTTGTCCCTTATGTGGTGTTCATTGAGGCCCCTGACTTTGAGACCCTGAGGGCCATGAACCGGGCCACGCTGGAGAGTGGAGTGTCCACCAAGCAGCTCACG GAGGCAGACCTGAGACGGACAGTGGAGGAGAGCAGCCGCATCCAGAGGGGCTATGGGCACTACTTTGACCTCAGCCTGGTCAACAGCAACCTCGACAGGACCTTCCGAGAGCTCCAGGCCGCCATGGAGAAGCTGCGGACGGAGCCCCAGTGGGTGCCTGTCAGCTGGGTGTACTGA